In one Alnus glutinosa chromosome 12, dhAlnGlut1.1, whole genome shotgun sequence genomic region, the following are encoded:
- the LOC133852673 gene encoding protein ALP1-like: MDEDSEQEFDDEINLILAVLDISDDDDDDDGNCKMPACNLPLRGAMYIRCMLNGNPSPFKEMFRMEQLQFITLCTELRECQLKRSTRNVEVEESVAIFLVVIGHSQGQRVASDCFQHSTETINRHIKTVLGAVGHLARIYIRVRHRTGVAPHVSDDPKYYPWFKDCIGAIDGTHIKAEVPVEHQHLFRGRKNDCTHNVMAICDFAMLFTFVYVGWEGTANDGLVFKDAVTGDNGFEWPTDGHYYVADSAYPCTRGFLPPYKGERYHLNTYRNRPLPRGYKELFNFRHSSLRMIIENCFARLKRRWRILNGIPGYLLVRQPSIILACCTLHNFVGVHNPNDEIFSGNDAAEPEMDVDQADMSEHPDDYGNNDEAGSSNSGHYDFSQAASVEMAQFREGIAQAMWDTRHGH; the protein is encoded by the exons ATGGATGAGGATAGTGAACAGGAATTTGATGACGAAATAAATTTGATATTGGCTGTGCTAGACATATCAGATGACGATGACGATGACGATGGAAACTGCAAAATGCCGGCATGCAATTTGCCATTACGAGGGGCTATGTATATAAGGTGCATGCTGAACGGTAACCCATCGCCGTTTAAGGAAATGTTCCGCATGGAGCAACTCCAGTTTATAACGTTGTGTACTGAGTTGAGGGAGTGCCAACTCAAGAGGAGTACAAGGAACGTTGAGGTTGAGGAAAGTGTGGCTATATTTCTTGTGGTTATCGGCCACAGCCAGGGGCAGCGGGTCGCGTCAGATTGCTTTCAACATTCCACTGAGACAATAAACCGCCATATCAAGACGGTGCTTGGTGCAGTGGGTCATCTAGCGAGGATTTACATTAGAGTTCGTCACAGGACTGGGGTGGCCCCACATGTAAGCGATGATCCCAAATATTATCCTTGGTTCAAG gATTGTATTGGTGCGATCGATGGCACACACATAAAGGCGGAAGTCCCAGTCGAACACCAACACCTCTTTCGTGGCCGGAAAAATGATTGCACACACAACGTGATGGCAATATGCGATTTCGCTATGTTATTCACGTTCGTGTACGTTGGTTGGGAGGGAACAGCTAACGATGGTCTCGTATTTAAGGATGCTGTTACAGGTGACAACGGTTTTGAGTGGCCCACAGATG GGCACTATTACGTGGCTGATTCAGCGTATCCATGTACGCGGGGTTTTTTGCCTCCATATAAAGGGGAGAGGTACCATCTCAACACTTATCGCAACAGGCCGTTGCCACGTGGGTACAAGGAACTATTTAACTTTAGGCACTCATCGTTGCGAATGATCATCGAGAACTGCTTCGCTAGATTGAAGAGGAGATGGCGTATATTAAATGGCATCCCTGGGTACTTATTGGTGCGTCAACCTAGCATTATATTGGCATGTTGCACGCTACACAACTTTGTCGGGGTACACAATCCGAATGATGAAATCTTCAGCGGCAATGATGCAGCAGAACCGGAAATGGACGTCGATCAGGCAGACATGAGTGAGCACCCAGATGATTATGGCAACAACGATGAGGCAGGCTCATCAAATTCAGGACATTATGACTTCTCCCAAGCAGCTTCCGTTGAAATGGCCCAATTTAGAGAAGGCATTGCACAAGCAATGTGGGATACCCGTCATGGACACTAG